The DNA segment CGTGGCTACTCGGCTTCTTCATGGCATTAGCACTCAAACGCGGTCGAATCCAGAGCATCCTCGACCGACTCCTCCCCACAGACGGCTAACACACTAAGACTTAATTCGGTAACTATAAGTCCTTAGTCACCGTCTATTAGAGTGAGGAACTTCGTGACGAGCGGAGTGACTTCACTCGAAGTATCCATACCCCGTATTACCCCTTAGAGGGTAGTACGGGGTGTTTTTCACTCTAAGTAGTTCGCTTAGGAGAGGGTAGGATAGAGACAAACCCCTCGATGAAGTGAATCACTCCGAGCAGTCCACCTACTATATTACTATACTATACAGATGTCCATAGTCACAACTGAAGCAGACGAAATTGAACAGACCGTAGAAACCCCAATCAAGACCGTTGATGATTCTCTCACCGTAGAAGACCGCCTCACCGACAACGCACTCCACGGTATTCTCCCCGCCCGCTACTTCCGCAAGAACGCTGACGGCGAGATCGTCGAGGACGCCGACGACCTATTCCGACGAGTCGCAGAGAACGTCGCGGGGGCCGAGGTATCCGACGAGGATTACGAAACGTGGGCCGACGAGTTCGAGTACCAGATGAAGACGCTCCGGTTCACCCCGAACAGCCCGACGCTGATGAACGCTGGAACTGAGATGAACCAGCTCTCGGCGTGTTTCGTCCTCGAACCCCGCGACAATATGGAGGACATTTTCGAGACGGCGAAGGAGGCCGCGCTGACGTTCCAGAGCGGGGGCGGCGTCGGCTATGCCTTCTCACACCTCCGACCAAAGGGAGCGTTCATCAACTCCACGGGCGGCGAAGCGAGCGGCCCTGTGAGCTTCATGCGGGTCTTCGATGAGACGTGCAATCAGGTGAAGCAGGGCGGTAAGCGCCGGGGCGCTCAGATGGGTATTCTCCGTGCCGACCACCCTGACATTGGGCGGTTCATCGTGGCGAAGCGGAACGAGGGCGACTTCTCGAACTTCAACATCTCTGTCGCTACGACGGACAACTTCATCGAGGCAGTTGAGGCTCAGGACGCCTACACTCTCTACGACCCCGAGACGGACTACACGGAGCCGTATATCGTCCGAGAGGCGACGGCACACTTCTACTCCCCGGAGTATCAGGACAACCCTCGTGACGCCTTTGACGACGGCGAGGGCGCAATCGTGGAGGAGAACCTGTGGCGGGACTACGCCGACGAGATCGAGTGCGAGCTGTTCGGGGAGCGCGTGACGCTCCGCGAGAAGTGGGAGGAACACGAGGGCCTTCGCCTCGATGTGGGGGAGCCGATGGAGCTTCCCGCCGCGTTCATTTGGGACGTGATGATCGACGGGGCGTGGCGGAACGGTGAGCCGGGCCTGTTCAACTTCGAGGAGTCGAACCGCCAGCACTCCTTCGACGTGGAGCAGTACCCCGAGTTCCGAATGAACGCGACTAACCCCTGCGCCGAGCAGATGCTCGTGGAGTACGAGGCGTGCAACCTCGGTCACATCAACCTGAGCTTGATGCTGAACGAGGACGCCCCGACCTACGACGAGTTCCTGAGCGACAAGCTGGATTCAATCGCTACTGGCGACCTTTCCACCCGCGAAGCCGTGGAGTGGTACTTCGAGGAGGTCACGAACTTTGAAGACCTGAATCAAACCATCGAGGCGGGTGTCCGATTCCTCGATAACGTTGTCACGCAGTCGGACTTCCCCATTCCCGAGATCACCGAGCGCGTCAACGGGATGCGGAAGATCGGCCTCGGCATCATGGGCTTCGCGCAGATGCTTTTCCAGATGGGGATTCCCTACGGGACGCAGGACTCCTACGAGATGGCTCGCGCCGTTATGCGGTACATCGACCGGAAGGGAACGTGGGTGTCTCACAATCTCGCCAAGGAGCGCGGTGTGTTCTCCTACTGGGACAAGTCGAAGTACGCCGACCCGACCGAGTACGACGAGTGGTTCGCGGCCCGCACCGGACTTGACCCGAACGACTGGAAGGGCGGGTTCCCCATCCGAAACCACAACATCACGACAATCGCGCCGACCGGCACGACCTCGATGCTGGCGAACACGACGGGCGGGTGCGAGCCTGCCTACAACGTGGCGAACTTCAAGAACGTCTCCGAGGACATTCAGGGCGACGACCTACTCGTGGAGTTTGACGACTACTTCCTTCGGACGCTTGAGGCGAACGGCCTCGATGTGGAGAGCATCAAGGAGGAAGCCGAGACGCTGATGCGGAACAACGAGTTCGACGGCGTGAATGACCTCTCCATCCCCGAGGAGATCGCGGAAATCTTCGTCACCACACAGGACTTGTCCTCTGAACAGCACGGACTGATGCAGAGAGCGTTTCAGGAGTTTTGCGACTCGGGCATCAGCAAGACGGTGAACCTCCCGAACGAGGCTACGCACGACGACGTGAGCGAAGCCTACCGTCTCGCCCTCGATGCGGAGAAGCGCGGCGCGGTTATCAAGGGCCTCACCGTGTACCGGGACGGCTCTCGGGACGTGCAGGTTCTCACGACCCGCGTAGAGAACAAGCTGGACGACGACGGCGACCGCGACGACGATCTGCTGGAGCTGTACCTCAAGGGTGAGGTGAGCGAAAAGGCCGCACTACGTCTCGGCATCGTCTCGGAGGAGGACGCCGGGAGTGATACGCTCACCTGCCCGGAGTGTGGTGACGGTGAGCTGGAGAAGACAGACGATTGTGCGGTGTGCCCGGAGTGCTGGTACAGTCCGTGTAAGTAGGCTCAATCGAGGAAGTCACTCTAACGAAGTGACTCTCTGTAATTTGTTCGCAGGGTCTTCTACGAGGGCGATATGGTCTACTTCTGTAATATCCCTCAATTCTGTAATGCACATCTCGCCGTTGTACGCTCTACCTTTGATGTGGGGACATTGGGAGTATTCCTCGTCGCAGATAGAGCAAATAGCAGTACCCGTCTTCATACCGGGACTGGTGAACAACTGGTCAGGGAACAGTAGTTCTTCGATGGTGTTCAAACGCCGATGGTATTTTCGCATACCAAGCTTTTCTCCCAACTTATCGGCTTGTAACGCATTCTGGGAAGCAAGCTGTGCATGAACCATATTGTCCCACGCTGACCCCCACTCCTCATTTCTCAAGTCGTTCCACATCTCCAACTCGTGTTGCCAACACTCCAACGTCAGTTCTATCGAGAGTATTCTATTAGCGCATTTAGAAGGGGCATCAGACGACTGAACCTGAGATTTGTATTCTTCTGCAACCGAGAGCAGTTCCTCAATCTGAGACAGTACCTTGTCTCGCTTCTCCATGTCCCGTGAGAGATTATTTACTGAAAGGACATTCGAGGATACGTCATCAATCGCCTGTAATAGGTCGCTTGTCTGCGGTTGCATCATAATCGGCGTAGTCTTAATCATCCGTCTCGCTATCGGTCATCTCATCGACTTTTTCTAAGATTGAGTCGATCTCGTCTACTGGCCCTTCGTAGTCCAACTCAGTAACACTCCCATCCTCATTCTCGATCAAGAGAGACATTTGCGCTTCTCCATCAACTGCCGCTCTGGAGTAGTGGTCTTTAATGAGCTGAATCAGGGTGAGGACTGTACCGGGATTGTTCTTTAGGAACTCGTAGGTAACGTGAAGGCCCCCCAAGAAAACCTCCGTACTCTTTAGACGGGTAGTGTCCAGTTCCTCGTAGTCAACAAAGGTGTCTAACTCAATACCTTCCTCCTGAGCTAATTTGTTCACCGTAATTGCGCTATCGTGGTACGACAAATCCGATTTCGAGTCAGCGCCTTTCAACCCGACAGGGACGAATCCGATCTCCACATCAGTATCACAATCAAGCTCATCAGCTTTTTCTCGAACATTGAACCCTTCTTCAATAGATAAATTCTGGTGCATATCCTTGCGTTTGCTGGAGAATCGTCATAATGCTATCGCAGGGCGATTTCCTGCTTTAGGCTCTCCAGCGCACTTTCAGCAACGGACTGGTCTTTACAGCCTGTAATCACTACCTTCCCGCTTCCAAAAATCAAGATCACGCAATTGTGTTCCTCGGGCCTGTAAATCAGACCGGGGAATTGCTCCGGCTCGTACTCAGTCCGGTCTAATCCCAACTGGATAGCGACTGCGTTGAGATTCTGCTCGCCCTCAAGCTTCCCCGTACACACGACGTTCTGTATTGAGAATCCCGTATCTTCGGGTGATTTGATTGCACCGAGGTCAGCCAGTCGGGTGAGTAGGAAATCCCGCGTCTCGTAGATTTCATCAATATTGTCGGCTCCGTAGATGATGAATTTGCCCGTTCGATAGACCGTGATCGTGGGCTTGCCCTCGAAGCGGAGATACATCCCCGGATAATTCTCAGGGTCGTACTCGGCTTCACTCCCAATCTCCAAGCTAAGTTCCTCTAAATCGAACTCAGAGCTAACAGCACCCGAGCCGACGACGTTTACGATTGTTACCTCATTCATTCCAAAGACGACTCGTTTAGAAGACTTCGAGGTAGTCTTCTATGACTTCCTGTTCTTCGTCGGTTAGGTCGAACATCTCGTACACCGTTTGGTCGATCTCGGCTTCAAGCTCCTCGATGCTTGTCTCCTCAACGGTCTGCCGGTCGGCTTCCAGCGCCTCCATAAGCTGTTCAACTCCGCCCTGAGTGTCGGGAATTGGTATCGTCTGCTCCTCGCCGCTTTTCATATTCCGCCCATCGACGGCGGCTTGAACGTACTTTGCTCGGAGTTTACGCTCCTCCCTGTCGCCCTTGTCCATCAGCGGGGCGGTGATTTCGTCAGAGCGACCGGCAGTTACAGCGAACCGGCCATCGGCCTTTTCTTGAATATCAGCGTTCACAGGGTAACGCCGAGTTTGCCATTCGTAATTGATGTAGGCGAGACTGCCATCATATCGCTCAAGATACGCCTCAGGGAACCGATCAGTCCGAGTACCTGTGTCTATTAGGTCGGTGATGTTCGAGATCGTTTCTTCGAGTTCTTGCTCCAGACGGCTCTCTGCGTTGGTTATACACGGGAGCT comes from the Halorubrum depositum genome and includes:
- a CDS encoding adenosylcobalamin-dependent ribonucleoside-diphosphate reductase, whose protein sequence is MSIVTTEADEIEQTVETPIKTVDDSLTVEDRLTDNALHGILPARYFRKNADGEIVEDADDLFRRVAENVAGAEVSDEDYETWADEFEYQMKTLRFTPNSPTLMNAGTEMNQLSACFVLEPRDNMEDIFETAKEAALTFQSGGGVGYAFSHLRPKGAFINSTGGEASGPVSFMRVFDETCNQVKQGGKRRGAQMGILRADHPDIGRFIVAKRNEGDFSNFNISVATTDNFIEAVEAQDAYTLYDPETDYTEPYIVREATAHFYSPEYQDNPRDAFDDGEGAIVEENLWRDYADEIECELFGERVTLREKWEEHEGLRLDVGEPMELPAAFIWDVMIDGAWRNGEPGLFNFEESNRQHSFDVEQYPEFRMNATNPCAEQMLVEYEACNLGHINLSLMLNEDAPTYDEFLSDKLDSIATGDLSTREAVEWYFEEVTNFEDLNQTIEAGVRFLDNVVTQSDFPIPEITERVNGMRKIGLGIMGFAQMLFQMGIPYGTQDSYEMARAVMRYIDRKGTWVSHNLAKERGVFSYWDKSKYADPTEYDEWFAARTGLDPNDWKGGFPIRNHNITTIAPTGTTSMLANTTGGCEPAYNVANFKNVSEDIQGDDLLVEFDDYFLRTLEANGLDVESIKEEAETLMRNNEFDGVNDLSIPEEIAEIFVTTQDLSSEQHGLMQRAFQEFCDSGISKTVNLPNEATHDDVSEAYRLALDAEKRGAVIKGLTVYRDGSRDVQVLTTRVENKLDDDGDRDDDLLELYLKGEVSEKAALRLGIVSEEDAGSDTLTCPECGDGELEKTDDCAVCPECWYSPCK
- a CDS encoding TATA-box-binding protein, coding for MNEVTIVNVVGSGAVSSEFDLEELSLEIGSEAEYDPENYPGMYLRFEGKPTITVYRTGKFIIYGADNIDEIYETRDFLLTRLADLGAIKSPEDTGFSIQNVVCTGKLEGEQNLNAVAIQLGLDRTEYEPEQFPGLIYRPEEHNCVILIFGSGKVVITGCKDQSVAESALESLKQEIALR